One segment of Clostridium ljungdahlii DSM 13528 DNA contains the following:
- the pdxA gene encoding 4-hydroxythreonine-4-phosphate dehydrogenase PdxA codes for MSKKIVAIPIGDIAGVGPEIVVKSLNKKIIYDKVNPLVVGELRAIKRALEVTNINLEINVVDKVEKAKFEFGTIDLIDLNNVNGYEIKFGEVQAKAGKSAFEFIKKSVELAGEHKVDAIATTPINKEALKAAKINYIGHTEILAGLTGTGDPMTMFQVRNLRVFFLTRHLSLKDAVSSVKKDKVYEYILKCSKGLMQLGVKNPRIAIAGLNPHAGEHGLFGMEEVEEIVPAVEAAREKGIDIEGPIGADSVFYKALKGTYDAVISLYHDQGHIATKMVDFEKTISITVGLPFIRTSVDHGTAFDIAGKNIVSPVSMEEAIKLAYEYAEVYK; via the coding sequence ATGAGTAAAAAAATTGTAGCAATACCAATAGGGGATATAGCAGGTGTAGGACCTGAAATAGTAGTTAAATCTCTTAACAAAAAAATTATTTATGATAAAGTGAACCCTTTAGTAGTAGGAGAATTGAGGGCAATAAAAAGAGCTTTAGAAGTGACAAATATAAATTTAGAAATAAATGTTGTAGATAAAGTAGAAAAGGCAAAATTTGAATTTGGAACGATTGATTTGATTGATCTAAATAATGTAAATGGATATGAAATAAAATTTGGAGAGGTACAAGCAAAGGCAGGAAAATCAGCTTTTGAATTCATTAAAAAATCTGTAGAGCTTGCAGGTGAACATAAAGTAGATGCTATAGCAACTACTCCTATAAATAAAGAAGCTCTAAAAGCTGCAAAAATAAATTATATTGGACATACTGAAATATTGGCTGGTCTTACAGGTACAGGTGATCCTATGACCATGTTTCAAGTACGTAATTTAAGGGTGTTTTTTTTGACCAGGCATTTATCACTTAAGGACGCTGTAAGTTCTGTAAAAAAGGATAAGGTTTATGAATACATTCTAAAATGCAGTAAGGGACTTATGCAGCTGGGAGTGAAAAATCCTAGGATTGCAATTGCAGGATTGAATCCTCATGCAGGGGAGCACGGACTTTTCGGAATGGAAGAAGTTGAAGAAATCGTTCCTGCGGTAGAAGCTGCAAGAGAAAAAGGTATAGATATAGAAGGGCCTATAGGAGCAGATTCAGTATTTTATAAGGCATTAAAAGGTACTTATGATGCAGTAATATCGCTATATCATGATCAAGGTCATATTGCTACAAAAATGGTAGACTTTGAAAAAACTATTTCTATAACTGTTGGACTGCCTTTTATAAGGACATCTGTTGATCACGGTACAGCTTTTGATATTGCAGGTAAAAATATTGTAAGTCCAGTAAGTATGGAGGAAGCAATTAAGCTGGCTTATGAATATGCGGAGGTATACAAATAA
- a CDS encoding 2-hydroxycarboxylate transporter family protein — protein sequence MQGTINMPKSENNNFISKFVNYKIGVTPLPIFIVLVAIIYFASVTKKLPADMIGGFAIIIVLGTFFGDLGSKLPVLKNIGGAAILSIIIPSMMVYFKLLNTTSMKAITGIMKNSNFLYLYISCLVVGSILGMNRKVLIKGFVRMFVPLVVGTIMAIAGGMLVGLLFGYKPGYTFFYIVAPILDGGIGEGILPLTMGYSDILHQPQSLLIAKLVPAAVLGNIVAIVSAGVLKRYAEKRPDLTGNGLLVKTKEDNEILAEQKAEKPVDFKLMGSGLLIACTFYVFGLLTSPLIGIPAPIIMIFTAAIVKYLNVIPPETEQGVHHLYKFVSSSLTYPLLVGIGVLYTPFSDLVRAITPAYIIICISIVLSMMASGFFIGKYINMYPIESSLVTACHSGLGGTGDVAILSSANRMELMPFSQISTRIGGASMVVIATLLLKMFS from the coding sequence GTGCAAGGTACAATTAACATGCCTAAATCTGAAAATAATAATTTTATTTCAAAATTTGTAAATTATAAAATAGGGGTTACACCTCTTCCAATATTTATTGTACTGGTGGCAATAATCTATTTTGCTTCAGTAACAAAAAAACTTCCTGCAGATATGATTGGTGGTTTTGCAATAATCATAGTTTTGGGAACATTTTTCGGAGATCTTGGCTCAAAGCTTCCAGTGTTAAAAAACATTGGTGGTGCTGCAATTTTATCAATAATAATACCTTCTATGATGGTATATTTTAAACTGCTTAATACAACATCCATGAAAGCGATTACTGGAATAATGAAAAATTCTAACTTCTTATATTTATATATTTCATGCTTGGTTGTAGGAAGTATACTAGGGATGAATAGGAAAGTACTGATAAAAGGTTTTGTCAGGATGTTTGTTCCTTTAGTTGTAGGAACTATTATGGCAATTGCAGGTGGAATGTTAGTGGGCTTATTATTTGGATATAAGCCAGGTTATACTTTCTTCTACATTGTAGCCCCTATACTTGATGGAGGAATTGGAGAAGGAATATTGCCACTAACTATGGGATATTCAGATATCCTACACCAACCTCAAAGTCTCCTTATTGCAAAACTAGTTCCAGCAGCAGTACTTGGAAATATTGTTGCTATAGTAAGTGCTGGAGTATTGAAACGTTATGCTGAAAAAAGACCAGACCTTACTGGTAATGGACTGTTAGTAAAGACAAAAGAAGATAATGAAATACTTGCAGAACAAAAAGCTGAAAAACCTGTTGATTTTAAACTTATGGGAAGCGGTCTTCTAATTGCTTGTACTTTCTATGTATTTGGTCTTTTAACTAGTCCGCTTATAGGAATACCAGCACCTATCATTATGATATTTACTGCAGCAATAGTTAAATATCTCAATGTGATACCACCTGAAACAGAACAAGGTGTTCATCACTTGTATAAATTTGTATCATCAAGCTTAACTTACCCGTTGTTAGTTGGTATTGGTGTATTATATACTCCGTTTAGTGATTTGGTTAGAGCAATCACACCAGCATACATTATTATTTGTATATCCATAGTTTTGTCAATGATGGCATCAGGATTTTTTATTGGCAAGTATATAAATATGTATCCAATAGAATCTTCTTTAGTTACAGCATGTCACAGTGGACTTGGTGGCACAGGTGATGTAGCAATCTTGTCTTCAGCAAATCGTATGGAACTTATGCCATTTTCACAAATATCTACAAGAATTGGCGGAGCATCTATGGTTGTTATAGCAACATTGCTGCTTAAAATGTTTAGTTAA
- a CDS encoding NAD(P)-dependent malic enzyme: MNLRETALKFHKDNEGKIALKCKVPVKSKEDLTLAYTPGVAEPCLEINKNPECIYDYTSKGNWVAVVTNGTAVLGLGNIGAGAGLPVMEGKSVLFKTFAGVDAFPICLESKDINEIVAAVKLMEPTFGGINLEDIKAPECFEIESKLKKVCNIPVFHDDQHGTAVVSSACLINALKIVNKKFEDLKIVVNGAGAAGTAITKLLIKMGTKNVILCDTKGAIYKKRPIGMNKFKDEMAEITNPNLQKGSLADVLKGADVFLGVSAANCVTEEMVKSMNKDSIIMAMANPNPEILPDLAIKAGAKVVCTGRSDFPNQVNNVLAFPGIFRGALDVRASEINDEMKIAAAYAIAELISEEELKPDYIIPNAFDLRIAPKVASYVAKAAIDTGVARKKDVTPEMVEKHTKTLLGI, translated from the coding sequence ATGAATCTAAGAGAAACTGCATTAAAATTTCACAAAGACAATGAAGGTAAAATTGCACTAAAATGCAAGGTGCCGGTTAAAAGCAAAGAAGATCTAACACTAGCATATACACCTGGAGTTGCAGAACCTTGCTTAGAAATTAATAAAAATCCAGAATGTATTTATGACTATACATCAAAAGGAAATTGGGTAGCTGTTGTAACAAATGGTACAGCTGTTCTTGGCCTTGGAAATATAGGCGCAGGTGCAGGGCTTCCTGTTATGGAGGGAAAATCCGTTTTATTTAAAACTTTTGCTGGAGTAGATGCATTTCCAATATGTCTGGAAAGCAAGGATATTAATGAAATTGTAGCAGCTGTAAAACTTATGGAACCAACTTTTGGAGGAATAAATCTAGAGGACATCAAAGCTCCAGAATGCTTCGAAATTGAATCAAAGCTTAAGAAGGTTTGTAATATACCTGTATTTCATGACGATCAACATGGAACTGCAGTTGTTTCGTCAGCTTGTCTTATAAATGCATTAAAAATAGTAAATAAGAAATTTGAAGACTTAAAAATTGTCGTAAATGGAGCAGGAGCAGCAGGAACTGCTATTACAAAACTTTTAATAAAAATGGGAACAAAAAATGTAATACTTTGCGATACAAAAGGTGCTATATACAAGAAAAGACCAATTGGAATGAATAAGTTTAAGGATGAAATGGCAGAAATAACAAATCCTAATCTTCAGAAAGGAAGTCTTGCTGATGTTTTAAAAGGTGCAGATGTATTTTTAGGAGTATCTGCAGCTAATTGTGTAACTGAAGAAATGGTAAAGTCCATGAATAAAGATTCAATAATTATGGCAATGGCAAATCCAAATCCAGAAATACTTCCTGATTTAGCTATAAAAGCTGGAGCTAAAGTGGTATGCACAGGAAGGTCAGATTTTCCAAATCAGGTTAACAATGTGCTTGCTTTTCCAGGAATATTTAGGGGAGCTTTAGATGTAAGGGCAAGTGAAATAAATGATGAGATGAAAATAGCTGCAGCATATGCAATAGCAGAACTTATAAGTGAAGAAGAATTGAAACCGGACTATATAATACCTAATGCTTTTGACTTGAGAATAGCTCCAAAAGTAGCTTCATATGTGGCAAAAGCTGCTATTGATACAGGTGTTGCAAGGAAAAAGGATGTCACTCCAGAGATGGTTGAAAAACATACAAAGACTTTGCTTGGAATTTAA
- a CDS encoding fused DSP-PTPase phosphatase/NAD kinase-like protein: MKKKLSIFMCTMFLVSLLGVPVVYSKEVTGMKNENVQLEHIQNKNVQLKIDSKKKNKIPKRFRKTTDDIRVYGKALNLKGLSSLNASGSAQFTGQNIKMVKEEIGNVPILVVDLREESHGFINDLAVSWVGEEKNNANKGLTREQVLKDESERLKGIKLNEKLGIEEKEIIPDKVQDERELTEENKMSYVRIPVTDTEGPTDEMVDYFISIVKKTPPGTWMHFHCKAGIGRTTTFMTMYDIMKNAKDVSLDDIMERQILLGGKNLLKPFHKVGSKSSERSEFIKKFYEYAKENKDNFNTSWSEWLKNHKDSVKDLD, encoded by the coding sequence ATGAAGAAAAAATTAAGTATTTTTATGTGCACTATGTTTTTAGTATCTTTACTTGGAGTACCTGTAGTATATTCCAAGGAAGTTACAGGAATGAAAAATGAAAATGTGCAGCTTGAACACATACAAAATAAAAATGTACAGCTTAAAATAGACTCTAAAAAGAAAAATAAAATTCCTAAGAGATTCAGAAAAACTACAGATGACATTAGAGTTTATGGTAAAGCCTTAAATTTGAAGGGACTATCCTCTTTAAATGCTTCAGGCAGCGCACAGTTTACAGGGCAGAATATAAAAATGGTGAAAGAGGAAATAGGCAATGTACCTATATTGGTAGTAGATTTAAGGGAAGAGTCCCATGGTTTTATAAATGACCTGGCAGTTAGCTGGGTAGGAGAAGAAAAAAATAATGCAAATAAGGGACTTACTAGGGAGCAGGTATTAAAGGATGAAAGCGAAAGGTTAAAAGGTATCAAATTAAATGAGAAACTTGGTATTGAAGAAAAAGAAATAATTCCAGATAAAGTTCAAGATGAGAGGGAACTTACGGAAGAAAATAAGATGTCCTATGTAAGAATACCTGTTACAGATACAGAAGGGCCTACAGATGAAATGGTGGACTATTTCATAAGCATTGTAAAGAAAACGCCGCCAGGTACATGGATGCATTTTCACTGCAAAGCCGGAATTGGAAGGACTACTACGTTTATGACAATGTACGATATTATGAAAAATGCTAAGGATGTAAGCTTAGACGATATAATGGAGAGACAGATTTTGCTTGGAGGGAAAAATTTACTTAAGCCTTTTCATAAAGTTGGAAGTAAATCTTCAGAGAGATCGGAATTTATAAAGAAATTCTATGAATACGCAAAAGAAAATAAGGACAATTTTAATACTAGCTGGTCTGAGTGGTTAAAAAACCATAAAGATTCAGTTAAAGACTTAGATTAG
- a CDS encoding polysaccharide deacetylase family protein, protein MCIFFMTINPNVVFANNSKHNLNDDLQKDNKKVIYLTFDDGPSKLTDKFLDILKENNVKATFFLIGNQIEDNEQVVKRIYSEGHSIGLHTYSHKYRKIYRNGDSFIDEMNKSNEIIKRVTGKESHLIRFPGGSRKHLNKRFLEKLHNNKFKIYDWNIQAPDGINPKIPPYKLVKEATKDPDKHNPVILLMHCDYMHKNTCTALPQVISYYKSHGYEFEPITENTDEVYFPIKTNKASSFLEKLFKN, encoded by the coding sequence ATGTGTATATTTTTTATGACAATAAACCCCAATGTGGTTTTTGCAAATAATTCAAAACATAACCTGAATGATGATTTGCAGAAGGACAATAAAAAAGTAATTTACTTGACTTTTGATGACGGACCCAGCAAACTTACAGATAAGTTTCTAGACATACTAAAGGAGAACAATGTAAAAGCCACATTTTTTCTCATAGGCAATCAAATAGAAGATAATGAACAGGTAGTAAAGAGAATATATAGTGAAGGTCACAGTATAGGACTTCACACATATAGTCACAAATATAGAAAAATATACAGAAATGGTGACAGTTTTATAGATGAAATGAATAAATCTAACGAAATAATAAAGAGAGTTACGGGGAAGGAAAGTCACTTAATAAGATTTCCAGGAGGGAGCAGGAAACATCTAAATAAAAGATTTTTAGAGAAATTGCACAACAATAAGTTCAAAATATATGACTGGAACATACAGGCACCTGATGGAATTAATCCAAAGATTCCACCGTATAAACTAGTTAAAGAGGCTACTAAAGATCCAGATAAGCATAATCCAGTAATACTTTTAATGCACTGTGATTATATGCATAAGAATACTTGTACTGCATTGCCTCAAGTAATAAGTTATTACAAATCCCATGGCTATGAATTTGAGCCTATAACAGAAAATACAGATGAGGTTTATTTTCCCATAAAAACTAATAAAGCTTCTTCATTTTTAGAAAAGTTATTTAAAAATTGA
- a CDS encoding four-carbon acid sugar kinase family protein: MPGVLVMADDFTGANDTGVLLKTKGLNAISFLRSDDVKNFHSDEDVFCINTDTRDKEKQYSYNLIKSITHEFKDQVKVISKRIDSTLRGNAGSEIDGVLDELGKEYKAVVVASYPSSGRICIGGYVLVNGVPLEKTNVSKDIKTPVKSSNVIDIIKSQSSKSVGHISLEKVLKGSNFLSREIQDNSNEIIVIDAVTDEDIKIIADACVLSQQKIVCIDPGPFTAYFSLNLLKSGKEDFYRSLMVIGSTTDLTRRQIEYFKEHKNILIYNVDVSNLIDNFEDELQEALSYFKQNYKKYKYLCISTSLEKDEIMDKASMSISYIISDRLNKLAKDILSVKDFNINLAYLTGGDISQGFLKNINSIGVEIIDEIIPLAVYGKAVGGEFDGLNIITKGGLIGNETSADFILSAVEKNVKGGSKNE; the protein is encoded by the coding sequence ATGCCAGGTGTTTTAGTGATGGCTGATGATTTTACAGGCGCAAATGATACAGGGGTACTACTTAAGACAAAGGGACTAAATGCTATTTCTTTTTTGAGAAGTGATGATGTGAAAAATTTTCATAGTGATGAAGATGTTTTCTGTATAAACACAGACACTAGAGATAAGGAAAAGCAGTATTCGTATAACTTGATTAAAAGTATAACCCATGAATTTAAAGATCAAGTTAAAGTTATAAGCAAAAGAATAGATAGTACCTTGAGAGGAAACGCAGGAAGTGAAATAGATGGTGTACTAGATGAATTGGGGAAAGAATATAAAGCTGTTGTAGTAGCGTCTTATCCTTCATCTGGACGAATTTGTATTGGAGGATATGTTCTTGTAAATGGAGTACCACTAGAAAAAACTAATGTTTCAAAGGATATTAAAACCCCGGTAAAATCTTCTAATGTAATTGATATTATAAAATCTCAGAGCAGTAAAAGTGTTGGACATATATCTTTGGAGAAAGTTTTAAAAGGAAGTAATTTTTTAAGTAGAGAAATACAGGATAATTCTAATGAAATAATTGTTATAGATGCAGTAACAGATGAGGATATTAAAATTATAGCTGATGCATGTGTATTGTCACAGCAGAAAATTGTATGCATAGATCCAGGGCCTTTTACGGCATATTTTTCATTAAACTTGTTAAAGTCAGGCAAAGAAGATTTTTATAGAAGCTTAATGGTTATAGGAAGTACTACAGATTTAACTAGAAGGCAAATAGAATATTTTAAAGAACATAAAAATATACTTATTTATAACGTAGATGTGAGTAATTTAATAGATAATTTTGAAGACGAATTGCAAGAGGCGTTAAGTTATTTTAAACAAAATTATAAGAAGTATAAATATCTCTGCATAAGTACTTCTTTAGAAAAAGATGAAATAATGGATAAAGCTAGCATGAGTATATCTTATATTATATCAGATAGATTAAATAAGCTAGCAAAAGATATACTTAGCGTAAAGGATTTCAATATTAATCTTGCTTATTTAACTGGAGGAGATATAAGCCAGGGGTTTTTGAAAAATATAAATTCAATTGGTGTGGAAATAATAGATGAAATAATTCCACTTGCAGTATACGGAAAAGCAGTAGGAGGGGAATTTGATGGATTAAACATAATAACCAAAGGAGGACTAATTGGGAATGAAACATCTGCAGACTTTATATTGTCTGCTGTAGAAAAAAATGTTAAAGGTGGTAGTAAAAATGAGTAA